In Catenulispora sp. GP43, the sequence GTGCACGGTGACCAGCCCGGTGCAGGTGCCGCAGCCGCCGTTGTGCGGGCCCATGTTCTGGTCCACGGCCAGCGACCACTTCACCACCGACTTACCCCAGTTGCGGGTGTAGTCGATGATGTTGTTCATGTCCTCCTGCTGCTGGTTGGCGATCCAGGTGCCGCCGGAGTGCTCGGTGTCGTAGGCGTCCACGTTCGGGTACTGGTTGTGGATGTCCGTCTGTGTGGTGACGCTGCCCTCGTACCCGTGCCAGGCGATGCCGCCGAAGTTCGGGTCGTTGCGGACGGTCGCGTCGTCGACGGTGGGGGCGCCGTACGAGGCGTAGCTGTCCGGGTTCCAGTCCAGGGCCAGCACCTTCGTCGACAGCCCCGCCGCGTGGAAGGCCGGCAGCAGGTCGTTGGCCGTGAAGTAGTCCAGGCCCGATCCGTTCCACTGCATCGAGGGGTAGCCGGAGCAGCAGGTGGGCTCGTTCTGCACCGACACGAAGTCGATCGGGACGCCCTGGGCTTGGTAGGCCTGGATGTACTTGACGAAGTACTGCGCGTAGGCGGCGTAGTACTGCGACTGGAGCCAGCCCTGGCTGTAGGCGCCGCTGTCCTTCATCCACGGCGGCGCGGTCCACGGCGTCGCCATCACCTTCAGGCCCGGGTTGAGCTGCTGCGCCTGCTTGGTCAGCGGCAGGACGTCGGCCAGGTCGTGGGCGATCGAGAAGTTCGCCAGGGTGGGGTCGGTCTGGCCGGACGGCATGTCGTCGAAGGTGTAGTTGTACCGGGCCAGGTCCGAGGCGCCCATCGGGTTGCGCAGGAAGTCCAGGCCGATGCCCGACGTGGGGCTGAACAGGTTGGTCATCAGGGTATTGCGAGTGGCGGCGCTGAGCGCTCCGCTGCTGTTGATCAGCCACGCCGCGGTGTCGGTGAAGGACGCCCCGGCGCCGGTGAACTGCTGGTAATGATTGTTCTCGTTGACGTTCACCACCTGACCGGCACTGCCGGAGCCGGCGTTGAACGAGATCGGGGCCTGCTGTTGCAGACCGCGGGTGACATTCCGTCCGCCGGAGTCGTTGGTGCTCGTCAGCCAGATGCTGACCGACTCGTTCGCGGCGTGCGCGGGGACGTCGGCGAGCGCGAACCCGGACGTGACGAGTGCCGCGGCGGTGACCGAGCGGATCAGAAGCCTGATCCGGCGTCTCGCGGTCGGGCCTGGGGACGTTTTCGGCATGGTGGCACCTCGGAACCGCTTGTGGGGGAGTGGGGAAGGCGCACGGACTGCTGCTTGATCATCAGCCCTTTTATTCACTTCTTAGTTCAAGACGTGATTGAACTCCCGGCGCCCGCTCTCGTCAAGGGTCTAAACCAATCGGCGGGATCGGTGTCCGGTGTGGATCAGCAGGAACCGACCCGCGGCACCGAGGTCGTGGCAGAATCGCCTCCCGTGACCTCCCGCGCCCAGAAAACGACACGTGACCTGCGGTGGCACAACCGCTCGGATCTGCTGACGCGGCTGTATCTGGGCGAGGCCACCAACCGCAACGATCTGGCCCGGGCCTCCGGGCTGAGCGCGGCGACGGTCAGCAACG encodes:
- a CDS encoding ricin-type beta-trefoil lectin domain protein, translated to MPKTSPGPTARRRIRLLIRSVTAAALVTSGFALADVPAHAANESVSIWLTSTNDSGGRNVTRGLQQQAPISFNAGSGSAGQVVNVNENNHYQQFTGAGASFTDTAAWLINSSGALSAATRNTLMTNLFSPTSGIGLDFLRNPMGASDLARYNYTFDDMPSGQTDPTLANFSIAHDLADVLPLTKQAQQLNPGLKVMATPWTAPPWMKDSGAYSQGWLQSQYYAAYAQYFVKYIQAYQAQGVPIDFVSVQNEPTCCSGYPSMQWNGSGLDYFTANDLLPAFHAAGLSTKVLALDWNPDSYASYGAPTVDDATVRNDPNFGGIAWHGYEGSVTTQTDIHNQYPNVDAYDTEHSGGTWIANQQQEDMNNIIDYTRNWGKSVVKWSLAVDQNMGPHNGGCGTCTGLVTVHNGDGESGQVDYNIEYYDMGQLTKFVKPGAYRIDSTANSSIPNVAWQNPDGSKALVAYNESGSTQTLTVNWGNETFSYSLPAQTSATFTWSGTQGTGGGTGAPTGQITGYGGKCIDVAGANSANGTAVQLYDCNGTGAQQWTVAADGSLQALGKCMDVTSAGTANGTQVQLYDCNGTGAQKWQHQANGELVNTGSGRCLDATGPSSANGTRLQIWDCTDGANQQWNLPS